A single Henriciella sp. AS95 DNA region contains:
- a CDS encoding TetR/AcrR family transcriptional regulator, translating to MIKHKDQMANSNTSPTPRPRKPVQARAAETRSRILDVAYEVFAEKGYDTANTRDIAAAAGVTHTTIRYHFGSKDELWRETVRQMFKRAEQELSFQPDELNLPARERLKLFLRKYIYYCARNTNHARIMIAESVRGGERLDWMAENFIRPSHETINKVSSELPSGRLSGVSPVSLLYIVVAMCQLPFVLSKEVKSLYDVEMTSQDAIESHIQTVTALLFAE from the coding sequence ATGATTAAACACAAGGATCAGATGGCAAACTCCAATACATCGCCAACGCCGCGGCCGAGAAAGCCGGTTCAGGCCCGGGCTGCTGAAACGCGCTCGAGGATTCTCGACGTGGCCTATGAGGTCTTCGCCGAGAAGGGTTATGATACGGCCAATACGCGCGACATCGCGGCTGCGGCGGGGGTGACCCATACGACGATCCGCTATCATTTCGGGTCGAAGGATGAGCTCTGGCGCGAGACGGTTCGCCAGATGTTCAAGCGCGCCGAACAGGAGCTGAGTTTCCAGCCGGATGAGCTGAACCTGCCGGCCAGGGAGCGGCTGAAGCTGTTTCTGCGCAAATACATCTATTATTGCGCCCGCAATACCAACCACGCGCGGATCATGATTGCCGAATCTGTGCGGGGCGGGGAGCGGCTGGACTGGATGGCGGAGAATTTCATCCGCCCCAGCCATGAGACCATCAACAAGGTTTCGAGCGAACTTCCGTCCGGACGCCTGTCCGGGGTCTCGCCGGTTTCCCTTCTCTATATCGTCGTGGCCATGTGCCAGCTTCCCTTCGTCCTCTCGAAGGAAGTGAAGTCGCTGTACGACGTCGAGATGACGTCGCAGGACGCCATTGAGTCCCACATCCAGACCGTCACAGCCCTGCTTTTCGCCGAATAA
- a CDS encoding glycoside hydrolase family 3 C-terminal domain-containing protein codes for MRNQHSDFNAALDDQLEKELDDIIGQLTLEEKVWMMSGHDFFKYFFGEDNRQFGQRTYQAGSGCERLGIDPLLFSDGPRGVRSKRPTSTFPVSMARGATWDTDLERRIGDVMGIEARAIGVTLSGAICINLLRHPGWGRAQETYGEDPYLLGEMGAALCEGIQAHNVIATVKHYALNSIENSRFRVNVKASERVMREVYLPHFKRVLDAGCASVMSAYNKVNGDYCGHSRRLLRDILKDEWGFKGFVHSDWVKGAYGADAAEAGLDVENPEPIFFGKNLVTAVNDGEVSRWAIDDAVRRILRTQFAFSRAEDGRAYDEEDIARETHRQLAQEVAEKSFVLLKNDSLLPLDASKPMTIACFGPLMDKENLGDHGSSRTVPPYVVTLLEGLKARASDPIEIIHDDGTDPERATALAAKADVCIVAAGFTWEDEGEFIPGNEAMEGLDSEKKMDSRGGDRDQLRLLDRDEDLIDRVCSANSNTLVAIMAGSAVTMESWKHKPAAIMMVWYPGMEGGTAFARVVFGDVSPSGKLPFTIPQDERDLPFFDPNADEIEYGLYHGYTLLAKSQKKAAFPFGYGLSYSSFDYGPARKVTAGGKTQFEADVTNTGACQAEEVVQFYVGFPESQIDRPAFLLKGFRRVSLAPGETAVVRFQIDRRDLAYFDETTGDWAIEAIDYAAHIGPDSVQALGQGVAFAADEIV; via the coding sequence ATGCGTAACCAACATTCCGACTTTAACGCCGCCCTGGATGACCAGCTTGAGAAGGAGCTGGACGACATTATCGGTCAGCTGACGCTGGAGGAAAAAGTCTGGATGATGTCCGGACACGACTTCTTCAAATACTTCTTCGGTGAAGACAATCGCCAGTTCGGACAGCGCACCTATCAGGCTGGAAGTGGCTGCGAGAGGCTCGGAATCGACCCCCTCCTGTTCAGCGATGGCCCGCGTGGCGTGAGAAGCAAGCGCCCGACCAGCACGTTTCCGGTCAGCATGGCGCGCGGTGCGACATGGGACACCGATCTGGAACGCCGCATTGGCGATGTGATGGGCATCGAGGCGAGGGCCATCGGCGTGACGCTTTCCGGCGCAATCTGCATCAACCTGCTGCGCCACCCGGGCTGGGGACGCGCCCAGGAGACGTATGGTGAGGACCCATACCTGCTCGGCGAAATGGGCGCCGCGCTCTGCGAAGGCATACAGGCGCATAATGTGATCGCCACAGTCAAACACTATGCCCTCAACAGTATCGAGAACTCCCGTTTCCGCGTGAACGTCAAAGCCAGCGAACGCGTGATGCGTGAGGTTTATCTGCCGCACTTCAAGCGCGTCCTGGACGCCGGATGCGCGTCGGTGATGAGTGCCTATAACAAGGTAAATGGCGACTATTGCGGTCATAGTCGGCGCCTGTTGAGGGATATCCTGAAGGATGAGTGGGGCTTCAAGGGCTTCGTCCATTCCGACTGGGTGAAAGGGGCCTATGGCGCGGACGCCGCCGAGGCTGGACTGGATGTTGAAAACCCCGAGCCGATTTTCTTCGGCAAGAACCTCGTCACCGCCGTCAATGACGGTGAGGTGTCCCGCTGGGCGATCGACGATGCGGTCCGCCGTATCCTGCGGACCCAGTTTGCGTTCAGCCGGGCGGAAGATGGTCGCGCCTATGACGAGGAAGACATTGCCCGCGAAACGCACCGGCAGCTTGCGCAGGAAGTCGCCGAGAAGAGCTTCGTTCTCCTGAAGAATGACAGCCTGCTTCCACTCGATGCGTCCAAACCGATGACAATCGCCTGTTTCGGACCGCTCATGGACAAGGAGAATCTGGGCGATCACGGCTCCAGCAGGACTGTGCCGCCTTATGTCGTTACGCTGCTTGAGGGTCTGAAGGCACGCGCGAGCGACCCCATCGAGATCATTCACGATGACGGCACCGACCCCGAGCGTGCAACGGCGCTGGCGGCCAAGGCGGATGTCTGCATCGTCGCGGCCGGCTTTACCTGGGAAGACGAAGGCGAGTTCATTCCCGGCAATGAGGCAATGGAAGGCCTCGATAGCGAAAAGAAGATGGACTCGCGCGGCGGCGACCGGGATCAGCTTCGTCTGCTCGATCGCGACGAAGACCTGATTGACCGGGTCTGCTCGGCTAATTCCAACACGCTGGTGGCGATCATGGCGGGAAGCGCCGTGACCATGGAAAGCTGGAAGCACAAGCCTGCCGCCATCATGATGGTCTGGTATCCCGGCATGGAAGGGGGCACGGCGTTCGCGCGCGTCGTATTCGGGGATGTATCACCGAGCGGCAAACTCCCGTTCACGATCCCGCAGGATGAGCGCGACCTGCCATTCTTCGACCCGAATGCCGACGAGATCGAATACGGTCTCTATCATGGCTACACATTGCTGGCGAAGTCGCAAAAGAAGGCGGCTTTTCCCTTCGGGTATGGCCTCAGCTATTCAAGCTTCGACTATGGCCCGGCGAGAAAAGTAACAGCCGGGGGCAAGACCCAGTTCGAGGCCGACGTGACTAATACCGGTGCGTGTCAGGCTGAGGAAGTGGTCCAGTTCTATGTCGGCTTCCCTGAAAGCCAGATTGACCGGCCAGCCTTCCTGCTGAAAGGTTTCAGACGGGTGTCCCTCGCGCCCGGAGAGACGGCTGTTGTGCGTTTTCAGATAGACCGGCGCGACCTTGCCTATTTCGATGAAACGACCGGGGACTGGGCGATAGAAGCGATTGACTATGCGGCCCACATTGGCCCGGACAGTGTCCAGGCGCTGGGGCAGGGTGTCGCTTTCGCGGCAGACGAGATTGTCTAG